Genomic segment of Triticum aestivum cultivar Chinese Spring chromosome 6A, IWGSC CS RefSeq v2.1, whole genome shotgun sequence:
ctagcgagagaagaagggggaagaaacaataaatattgagcaaacagatgcatagcaatgcatgacatgacaagtatcggtgctaggggtgccctaacgcggtaagaggtggtaccggtgaaggggggaaacatccgggaaattatccccgatgtttcgcattttcggacagatgaaccagagggggaaagttgcgtgttcgctatgctagcgatgcgtggcggacgaacgggctgtgtatccggattcgtctcgtcgttctgagcaactttcatgtacaaagtttttccatccgagctacggtttattttatattaattttaaaagatttaaatcatttttagactttatttaattattttaaatcagcattatccagaacagtgcctgGTGACGTCAGCATGAAGTaggggtgacgtcagcggtcaacggtccgctgaccagagtcaaacctgaccggtgggtccagtgggacccacctgtcatagtctGGGACTAATTAATCAAGTTTAATTAGTctagttaattgattaggttaatctaatcaggattaattaggggggtgggccccactgtcgtTGACTAATTAATTTATTAACTAACAGTAGTTAGTTTTAATTAGTTATttggttaatctaattatgattaattagtttaattagtagtttagtttaattaatcaaaattaattaagttaattaattaattaattaattgttttattattatgttttttattcctttttctttttttacaaaAACGTTCTGGGGTTGGTGGGCCCTGAATGGCAGTGGCCTATCAGGCCAATCAGGTCGGGTGTTAACGGGCGTTGGTGCCCAGCCCGATTGGGCATACGCCCAGATCGATAGGGGGGCGTCGGTCATAGGCACGGCGAGGCCAGCCGCCGGAGGCGGCAGTGGCAAGGCCACAACGGGGTGGCGCCGGGGCGCGGGGCACCAGCCGGCGGCGGAGGTGGGCGCGGGGAGCGATGGCCGGGCAGGGCGAGCAGCGGTGGCCTTCGGCGTCAGCAGCAGTGCGGAACGGGGCAGCGGGCGGGGGCCTGCGCGGGCGGCGGATGGCGACGCGGTGCGGTGTGGTGACCGCGGCAATGCTCGATGCTCTGGACGGCGCGGTCGAGAGGCCGGGCGAGCACGACGAGGCACACAAGCGCAGGAGCAGGGAAAGGGGGTCGCGGTCACCGGGCTAGAGGGAGATAGGAGCGAGCAGTGTCGGGCGCAGCAAGCGGCATAAGCAGCAAAGCAACAGCTGCAGCGCCAGCGCGCGTCGGCAGGGCCGGCGGCAACGCCAACAAGCAGCAGCCAGCGCGGGATTGGCCGGGCAAGAGCGTGGGCAGGGGATGGAGCGCCGCGGGGCGATGCgcagcggcgacggcagcgcagcagcGCAACGGTGAGGGCGCGCGTCAATGAGCCGTGCTTGGCTGCGCACGCGGGAGCACGCGAGGCAGAGCGAGCGGGCACGGGGCGAGGCCGGCTGTGCGCGACTAGGAcaggggaaaggaggagacggtGGGGTCCTCACGGAGGCGTGTAGGGCAATGGCAGTGGGCGCGGGAAGGACGACGAGGACGGTTCGACGCAGAGTAGGAGGCGGCGACGACGTCCGGTGAGGTGGTGATCCGAGCACCGGCGGCGTCGAGCACCGAGGAGCAGTCGTGGGCGCGTCGGGTGCGGGATGGCGGAGGCGCGCGGTGATGGGGGAGTGCAGCAACAGGGTGTGGCCGAGGCATCACGAGAGAGAGGGGGAGCGGTTacgtccccgatccagatcggatcgggaggggaaGAGGAGTGAGGGGGATCGTGGGAGGGGGCGAGTGGGGCGATGAGGGATTAGGGTTTCGGTCGGTTGGACCGGGAGGGTTTAGTAGGCTTGGGCGCGGGATGGGCCGACCCATTCGGGCGGCTAGGGCCAGCTGGGCCACTAGCTGGGCCGAGGTCCATTTGGCCACGTGGCCCAATTTTTTgtattttagttttcttttcttatATGCATTTTATTTCCTTTCCgttttattttgttcctcctttattttagttttgtaaagtacaaaaATGACCCCTAAATTAGTCCTACCACTAAACCCACTACCATAAAAAGTTTAGTACCTAAATAGAATAATTTATCATATTATTAATTAAAAAAggtattttattatttgttttgctactgttttattcattttagagtatttaaagattttataaaagtggggtttcttcaccacaattacctttgcattatttggcacaactcgaacatttttgttttaaagtttgaacacttttgttgtttgtctttattttaaatttgaatttgaatcgtttttgaactaacacgagattagcaacagtaatcgaggtgacgtggcatcattagcagagggttactgtagtgtaactatccgggcgtcataattctcctccactacaagaaatctcgtcccgagatttaagaggtagggTAAGgagaaaggtctggttacgatatttcaacggatcttctcggtcttggctgctcttcttgaagaagttaatccctttcgttgatgtcttcaattctttattccaatgcatcatgatgaattTGTTGTCCTTTCTTCGAGGAACTCCATCGTACtgacgaataggtaaggggcagctctacaatgataggatgttataaggtaaaatcatctgggggtatcccaagaatgaacacatgagtatctctcgagttgaacaaatgagacacatcgagagcaaagtaagaaagtaccataagaagtttcaagcggatagacaatcgtcCGATGCCTaaacaacatgcgaaaggggtccaTAGCAACGAGATTGAGTATTGCATCTGTTATCAGAATAAATCActaggacggtggcccgtgaattacatatgaggccacgcgctaggaataactttgggaacagggggtgtacaggagaatcaggtttcgatcttgtggaactgagggttatgggcccaccatgtggtttaaaagtaggaggagcggtgacatcttgcatagtcatgatagcaaggcatgtcagagggtagcctgtcgattatgttgacaacaatgtcggtaccaagggcgagggacaaagagaaccattttcctactcgttgaacgaggcggaccaataggcaaagttctcgtccatcagtggttatcggaatgtcatcaacaatagtaacaggctcttactgacagagttatacaccgaggtgtttacataagcagtgaattattactgcttagtttatatagatcacaagaaaaagTCAAagaaaccaatggaaaggaaaatatgattatcagattaaacagaacaatggaaaggaaaatgtgttgaaacacatattccaggggtatatccttcccaaggacaagcagagcatgatatccatgacatgatataatgtagaaaaccctttttaggtaaggggagaggaatttcatgacattacccatacaacggtgtttagataattgagcaggaaacatttagcattgggcttcaaatgttcttgttgaaaatcagagtaccagtgacatgcttcgagatagcattgacatggtcttcaagcaaaggtcagaccttggatacacaaaggacccatcaggaacaacttatggaataagtcttacagtttcctcatggaagaatggataacattgctaaaagggaactataacaatagggcctccggccaggtgggctaggtatgacaccaccttaccgggtcatataaagaccaacgttataactattggaaatatgttccaaccatcatatctgaccgagattcagattttattggtgtcaggatacctcagactcaggatgcctgagaagaaaaggtgcaacacaatttgacgagatgacattgtgagattctcataaatgatctatggaagtgagctctgaaacaagagttcatcagtaaaccaaggagaggatgaggaggtggctgataggctcagcaacaaatcatcgagatttccaaaggattgatttccacaattatgtgaacaaggaaatatcatttgtcggatcaaaagatataatgatgtatgctcgagggaaacatacacaactgaacaatgatagaagggtgcaacccaagaatatggactaggtagcacaatcaatgttcgaatgatgattcaataagcaatagattTAGAATGAAACTGTaggccaataacttcaaagcagtagggttgctagaagtttagaatttacacatcacagaccatttgtcggtattccggttagaaacaacacggagagAGCAAGAACTGAACGCAAAAGGCGAgagatattactatatcaagaattctcaagaggtggtaaaattaccacgacattcttgacataaaaggtggtaatattccaaggtaaagaagaacaaatgctggatagcaaggatctcaaggtatgaCACAAAACATGAATGAGTTTGTGTttaacggaaggcaataaagtggtcggggataacacaaaccattgaggggcgaggatggtatttaaaggagaacatggttggaaccatgattgcaaaaggctagatcctagatataagatgaacttataccaaaggaataattaatttaagagaagctttaatgataagatctacatcgtatccatgggcatgaacacaaagttcaaggtcgactcccacttcttcaatgtataaccttccattcacctctcgcctttcgaaaatgacattagttgtggaAAGTTTTActtggtgcaataccagataagtatgttccgcgaaatctttcgggttcacatagattagggaaggcgtaggttcaacccatcggggcatcgtggaaacatataccacaagcttcaatagtacatatcaccagctcgaaagtagagcatggttggccaatcacagaataggatttaccaatggcattatgtatcagggaaagaacttctcgaggtttttgtatacaagGGACACTGTCGGATGAAAATTCAACACATGATCTGACGGTCCATAACGAAGTTGATGTGAGCATTTGCACACCACCAatagaagaaacaatgcaaaggcattttattatagaaacaactgactaaagcaaagctcaaaggcaaaggaactaagatttccaaatcaagggttCAAAAGCAATCGTTCTGATtgaaaatgaataagttcaatagacttagaagcacaaccgatTAAGGCATtaattggtcaagaaccagctcatgttcaaaatgacgtctgagccggaaagatagtttagaagggttgatagatgattgtgtgcattcgcacacatgttgaatcaataggatcaaaatgacggtgtcaaaagatattagtgaatattgctagtgatatgggagcatccataatgtaagcatacaagtatttgcagagcaacaGTTTGAAGAGGATGCTCAGAAGGTCGGATAGTATTTCAGAGTGTCTTAAgaagcatacgaacaactggggatgaacagatactcaataagtgcgaggaattttcaataggggtattcatgtggtaaagaactgcaaggcagtaagcttaaaggattttcggaacaacggagagcaatttagggcatcttgtaataacaaaagCAACTAAGGATGAAGGTATGAACAACAATTGtcagtagttatccataagggtatatcgatggaagggaattgcaaaagcgatgccATAAAGTCttaagagaacatcggagagtatcttcggattcttctggtgcagcagacgatcatctataataagggctctccgggagaaagtattatcaagaacctagagtcagagttagtaaaatcgtttaatccgaatagaagagatgtcagagtcccagagtataggtcgaggaataaaagatcctactaccacccagatggcgacgtgggcccgtaaggcacacagccatgttagtaaaagttttgtaatgtctagactcgacttcggccaaggagtgtggaagggggattcctacaggcagtcgactctgataccaacttgtgacgcccccgattcaatcgtacactaatcatacacgcaaatgtgtacgatcaagatcagggactcacgggaagatatcacaacacaactctacaaataaaataagtcatacaagcatcatattacaagccaggggcctcgagggctcgaatacaagagctcgatcatagacgagtcagcggaagaaacaatatctgagtacagacataagttaaacaagtttgccttaagaaggctagcacaaactggaatacagattgaaagaggcgcaggcctcctgcctaggatcctcctaaactactcctggttgtcgtcagcaggctgcacgtagtagtaggcacctcccgagtagtattagtcgtcggcgacggtggcatctggctcctgggctccagcgtctagtcgcagcaatcgagtatagaaaggggaaaagagggagcaaagcaaccgtgagtactcatccaaagtactcgccagcaaggagctacactacatatgtatgcattggtatcaaaaggaataagggtatcatatgtggactgaactgcacaatgccagaataagagggggatagctagtcctatcgaagactacgcttctggtcacctccatcttgcagcaggagaagagagtagatggtaagttcaccaagtagcatcgcatagcataatcctaaccgatgatcctcccctcgtcgccctgtgagagagcgaccactggttgtatctggcacttggaagggtgtgttttattaagtatccggttctagttgtcataaggtcaaggtacaactccaagtcgtcctgttaccaaagatcacgactatttgaatagattaacttccctgcaggggtgcaccacataacccaacacgctcgatcccatttggctggacacactttcttgggtcatgcccggcctcggaagatcaacacgtcgcagccctacctaggcacaacagagaggtcagcacgccggtctaaatcctatggcgcaggggtctgggcccatcgcccattgcacacctgcacgttgcgtacgcggctggtgagcagacctagcctcccttatacaagagtaggcattTCAGTCCAACTCGGCGCGCACCGcacagtcgctgacgtcacgaaggcttcggctgataccacgacgtcgagttcccataactgtccccgcgtagatggttagtgcgtataggccagtagccagactcagatcaaatactaagatctcgttaaatgtgttatcttgaaataaccgcgaacgccgaccagggccaggcccacctctctcctaggtggtctcaacctgccctgtcacttcgccacaaagatccactcagagggccgtcgggacaaacgtcctttcggagccaatccgtgaatcactcgcggggactcttacgagccgacccgtctttagtcaccacaagtatcatatattatgtatataagtatatacccgtgatcaactcccgagtgatcacggcccgatagtatagcatggcagacggacaagaatgtagggccactgatggtaaactagcatcctatactaagcatttaggattgcaggtaaggtatcaacagttgtagcaataatgacaggctatgcatcagaataggattgaCGAAAAgtagtaacaggctacactactctaatgcaagcagtatagaggagagtaaggtgcctttaggtcgtagttctatactcaatgatgccgttggagttgatgaactcacttatcttccaagccttaaaccatttttattgtaataagttctcttttgagacattcgatgtaataagtgtgtgattgctactctgttataaatccttcaagtactgtgcgtgtcagcattactgatccagggatgacactaaagcacaaagatcggactgtctgaggtctggtcgctacagataggcagtccaggttgccgatagctggtgatcaacttcggttAGAGGACCCTGCctatagtatggttcagtgtccaacactgggtcttcttactcactctcgatgatcatgttatgcaagatgacagagcaagtcataatctcccacatttgatcttttgaccaggtctgagcggggtaccggacaacagcaaatcgagattgaagcacaccaaatgcctgctcgacatccttcctgcaagccttctgaaccttcgcaaaccaggcgttcttgcctcctggcacatggTTTGAGACCGTCTTCataaatgtcgaccatctcggatagatgccatcagctagatagtatccccttgttgtagtgcctcccattgatctcgaagttcaccggaggagaatgaccttcaacaagcttgataaagacaggagagcactacaacacgttgatgtcattgtgagttcctggcataccaaaggagtgccaaatccagaggtcctgtgtgaccaccgcctcaagtaccacactgcaaccgcctttggcgcctttgtacatcccctgccaagcaaatgggcaattctttcattttcaatgcatgcagtcgatgcttccaagcatcccaggaaatcctcttgctgcattctatgctaggatccgagcagtgccttccgcattgggtgttctcaagtattgcggtccaaacactgccaccactgcccgacagaacttgtagaaacactctatgctggtggactcggctatgcgcccatagtcgtcgagtgaatcaccggaagctccgtatgcaagcatcctcatcgctgtcgtgcacttctggatggaggtgaatccaagggcgccggtgcaatccatcttgcacttgaaatAGTTGTCGAACttccggatggaattcacaattctgaggaagagctttcggctcatacgataacggcgccgaaatttttctcgccgtgaagtggagcatcggcgaagtagtcggagtagagcatgcagtagccttcgagacgatgccggttctttggtTTCACCCGCCCCggtgccgagccacctcgccgcggcttttcattacTCGCCAGCAACTGGGCAAGGGccgcgagcaccatgagatgctcttcttccttgacgtcggcctcggcttcctcctccagcagcgcggcgaacgcttcctcgtcatccgagtccatcgccgaggcagtcAAATCGCCGAACACGTTGCGCCCGGTGGGCGTGTACCcaccgctaaactgcccctccgcggccgtAAACGACGGGCGAAAACGTCCAACTGCTGTTGGAGGGGCTACTGCGGCGAAACTCTGCTATTTTTCCAGCGGGaaatggctatctagcggtgaagggcggcgggcggtgctgagatatagctagtggcggccgagggcgcggggaTGGAAGAcgagtcggggaagaaaaccttgactttggGTTTGGCATGTGACCGCCGGATGAAAAAAAGAGCCAAACCGACGTTTTTCGGTGTTCTAAGAGCGTGACTGGggctttttttggcgccggcgttGAAAAAGTGGCTTGGGCCTGTTGAGGGCGCAGCCGGAGATGCTCTTAGTCGCGGAACAACGCAACACCAAAATTCCCGCACCAGCTGGCGCAGCGTGTCCGCGTAGGGTTGTAGCCTCCACCCACCGAAGCACCGAACCGTTCTTGCACCGCCGCGACGGCGCTGCTCGGCGACGCTCTGCGGCAGGCCATCATGCCGCGGGGTGCGTACGAGGCGCTGCGGGACGAGGAGCGCGCGCTGCGGCTAGCAGCGGCGGCTGCCGCCTGCGTCGCCTTCTCTACCGTTGCCGCGGTGGGGATCAGCCTCGGGATCGTGTTTCCAGACGAGCCCGCGGACCGGCCCTTCTGCCGGGAGCGCCGCATGCTGGAGGCGCTCCCGGCAGCTGCTAGCAGCCGGGAGGAGGAGCCCGAGGCGTATCGGTACCGAGGCGGGGCTTTCTACATGACCACGGCCGAAGCCGCCGACTTCTACTGGATGGTCGTCTTGGTGCCATCCGCTGTCCTCTTCGCCGCATCCGCCGCTTACCTCGTATCAGGTGTGTCAGTTCTCGTGCTGTTTGTCGTAATGCTCAGATTTCTCTTGTTACAGTGTTAATTTTCTTACGCAGTTATCtgtactagcaaaaatgcccgtgcgttgcaaacgGGGAGAAAAAAAATTCATGGCTCAAAAGCCCCACAGATCAATGTCCTGGTTTCAACATGGTGTCCCACGCATGTCATCTCTTATCCCCTTTCCACCATCACCGACAATAGTCATGGTGTCTGAGACAATGCCGGTGCTTCACTATAAATCAAAGCGAAGCTGCTAGAAATGAATAGCATGTGTTTATCCACATGTCTTCCTAACATTAATAATAAATAGGACATAGCTAATTCATAGACATACCATCAAATTTTGCAAAAATAAATATGTAACTGTTTTGGCTAGCTAACAAAATCTCTTTgagattatttaaaaaaaatatccTTATGGTCTAGGATCCGTGCATGATTAAAAACCCTTAAGAAATTATATGAATGTTATTAATGTTTTTCCTAGGGAAAGAATCAAACATTAAATGAGCAGCCAATTGGATTTAACTATTATACACTTGAATTAGTGTCTTGTTACTCATATTATTATTATTTACTCTCAAAAATAGAATCAAATTGTAAAATTTTAATCCTCCCTACAATTTTACAATCTTTTTTTTAATCGAACTACATGCGTTAATTCTTTCCTTTAACAAATAATGTGTTAATGGAAGGTTTAAATGTTTAGGAGTGACCAAGTTTTTACACTTGCCTTGTCCATAACATTTACTACTCATGTATATTCGTAAAAGATAACCTCGTATTTCATCTCACGAAAATTTATAAACTGAAGAAAATATTAAAGTGAAGCAATTACCGTGCAATGGAGTTAAGGGACGTGCACTAACTTCTcttctcaagctagctctagtcaTGCTGAAACATAGGACATAAAGAAGGACATGTCTCCATTGATATTTATGCATGAGTACAATTAAAATATAGTATTGTAAGATATATAGTTCTACTGTTATTTGCTTACGTACTAATTATGCATTATGGCTTTAATATATCGATCATTAAATATACAATTGTTTAGTATCTCTCCTAGCATGGCAAATTCCAGTAGCAAAAGTTTCAATTTTTCCGAAGAAAATGAAGTCATGTTCGAAATTCAATATGCAATTTTAAGTACTATATAATGAGTCGGACAACTTAAAATCAAAATAATAGACTTGGTCCTTCCTTAAGAATAAGACTGGTAGATGCTTTTGAGGGGAAATCCTCATATTTGTGAAATAGAAACAGTCAACAGATACCTACACAAATGATGCCATCATCTTGCATAAACTTGATCTGCTAAATTAATTAAGCAGAGATATCATGGGGTCAAAGAATATGCAAGATGGCTATGCATTCAAGCTAATGATGCAGATCAGCATGTAGAGGCATATGTGCGTGCTTCTTTTGTTTCACTATACGGATATTCAAATGGCAAGACCGCTCCAGCTATGGCCTATCATAATTGAAGAAACATGCATCAGTGACCATGTATAGTAGAAGAGTAGGATTAATAAGCTGCTGCCTTTCATCActagaaggggagccttggcgcagtggtaaagctgctgccttgtgaccatgaggtcatgggttcaagtcctggaaacagcctcttacagaaatgtagggaaaggctgcgtactatagacccaaagtggtcggacccttccctggaccctgcgcaagcgggagctacatgcaccaggttgccctttataAAAAACTTGCAGACTACAAACTCGTGGACATCTAGAACTGACCCGAGATATATTCAAATTTGGAAGGGTGTACGACAAGGAACTTTTTTGAATGTATAGCAGCTCTTGGCCGGATCAGAATGCAGGGCAGAGGTAGGCGAAGGGCTGCAGGATTGGATGATGATATGACAGGCGCCAATAGGTCTCGAGCTCCATGCCCTGCTCTGGCCTAAAGCTTGCAGCCGCCGGGCGGCCAGTCCCTCTGCTGCTGGCCATCGATGCAGATGTTAGCGGACGGCCGAGCTGGC
This window contains:
- the LOC123129590 gene encoding uncharacterized protein, producing the protein MAGQGEQRWPSASAAVRNGAAGGGLRGRRMATRCGVVTAAMLDALDGAVERPGEHDEPPPTEAPNRSCTAATALLGDALRQAIMPRGAYEALRDEERALRLAAAAAACVAFSTVAAVGISLGIVFPDEPADRPFCRERRMLEALPAAASSREEEPEAYRYRGGAFYMTTAEAADFYWMVVLVPSAVLFAASAAYLVSGISVAYAAPRRHPFICIVENNFCTSRRGGMRCLAIVNAVSALIFGLMAIVFGSMLLALGSSCSIPLFWCYEIAAWGLVILYGGTAAFLRRKAAEEGDYASHIVGLEMLETTIEVIPEAQRRVNDGFKTWMGSSLLSSDEEEALDDYIEHNAPAPKASVQHRKENDLQELT